The DNA window GTGCCGCTGTCCGGTGGGATCAGCCCGGCCAGCATGCGCAGCAGCGTGGACTTGCCCGAGCCGGATTGCCCCAGAATGGTGACGAACTCGCCGGCGTGCACGGTCAGCGTCACGTCGCGCAGCACGGGGTTGGGGCGCTTGTTTTCGCCGATAAACGTCTTGTTCAGCCGACGGGCGCTGATAATCACCTCTTGAGTCACCATGTTGTTCCCCTTTGATCAGTCATATTTGAATTTGGTTTCCGCGATGCGATACAGCGGTTGCCAGACGAAGATGATGCACAGCGCCACCAGCGCGCACATCGCGGCGCAGCCCAGCGCGGACTCCGGGTTCTTGCCGGCGTCGGTGACGACGGAAATGAACGCGCCCAGCCCGGTGGCGCTGAGGGTGGTGCTGCCCCACTGGATCACCTCGGCGGCGATGGCGCTGTTCCAGGCGCCGCCGGCGGCGGAGATGATGCCCGTCACGATGTAGGGGAAAATTGCCGGCAGCATGTAGTAGCGCCACCAGCGGAAGCGGCGCAGCCCGAAGGTTTCGCTGACCTCGGTGATCTGCGTCGGAATGGCGGAAACGCCGGCGATCACGTTAAACAACACGTACCACTGGGTGCCCAACATGATCATCGGGATGGCCCACCAGCCGAGATCCTGATGATAAATGGCGATGAAGGCGGCGATCAGCGGGTAGAAAATGTTGGGCGGAATGGCCGCCAGGATCTGGATGATCGGCTGGAAGATCTTCACCAGCCGCGGATTCATGCCGATCCACACCCCCAGCGGCGTGAAGATCGCCACGCTGAGCAGCATGGCCGCGGCCACGCGCGCGGTGGTGAGCAGCATCCATTCCGGCAGCATGGCGAAGTACTGTTTGGGGAAGTATTCCCACAGCCGGTAACCGAACCAGACGCAGGCCAGCACCACGCCGAGATACCACAGGCTGCGCCACAGCCAGTTCCCCTTGGCGGCGAGCCTGAACAGGCGGTGCAGGCCGAGGGCATACCACAGCCGCGGCAGCTTGAACAGCCACAGGTCAGCCAGCGCGCGCAGCGTGTGGCCCAGCGCCGCACCGACGTGCGAGAAGGCCAGGCTGTTGTAAAACCACGGATTGCCGAGCGGCCGATTGGCGGTGACGTCTTCGTATTTGAAGCGCGCGGTATAGCGCACCAGCGGGCGGAAAACCAGCTGATCGAGCAGCACGATGTTGGCGGCCAGCGCGACGATCGCATACAGGATCGCCGGCACGTTCTGCTGCGCCAGCGCTTCGGCGATGTAGGAACCGACGCCGGGCAGTTCGACCGAGCGATCGCCGACCGGAATGGCCTCGGAGGCCACCAGGGCGAACCAGGCGGCGGATTGCGACACCATGGCGTTCCACAGCAGGCCCGGCACTGAATAGATGAACTCCAGCCGCCAGAAGCGTTGCCACGGGTTGTAATTGAAGCTGCGTGCGGCTTCATCCAGCTCTTTGGGCACGATGCGCAGCGTCTGATACAGCGTCAGCATCATGTTCCAGGCCTGGCCGGTAAACACCGCGAAGATGGCGGTGCACTCCAGCCCCATCACGCTGTGCGGGTAGAGGTTGAGAAAATACACGGTCGTGAAGGTCAGGAACCCCACCAGCGGCACCGACTCCATAAAGTTGACGAAGGGCAGGATCACCCGGCGCAGCGGCGTATAGCGCGCGGCCAGCACGGCGAAAACCACAGAAAACAGCAACGACCAGGCCATGCCGAGGAGAAAGCGCATGCTGGTTCTGAGCGAATAATAAAGCAGGTTCCAGGCATCAAGACTGATGGCAGAGACGTTTTGTTCATTGAAGTCACCGTGCATGTCACCCCAGGCACGAATAAAAAAGGCAATGAAAAAAACACCGATGGCGATAACGATAAAGTCATTTAAATACGACTTTTTGAAAACAGATGTACCCCGGTTATTTTGCATAACGCAATACCTTATTTTTCCCATAAGAAATCCGTCGCCGCTCGGGGAATATGCCCGGCGACACCAGATAAATACCGCCGTAGCGGTTGAGACAGACGTTGTTTTCGCAGCGGGGCGATGGGTGGGCCGGCAGAGCGGGAAAGGCCGTCAGAAGGGGAGCGGTTGCCGCATTCCGTGTCTTTCAGAATGCAACCTGGATGGCATTACTGAAAGACGCCCAATAGCATTAGCGTAAAACTAAAACTTTCATCGCCCATGGGGCCCTCCTCGGTTTAAATATGGCAGGAAGAGGGTAATGTTTTTCGCTAATAAAAAGCAATTGGCGGCGTAGGGTTTTTACGGTTGATGTGTAACAGGATAAATATTCATTTTTTAATCGCTATATCCGGAAAATAAAATAACGCATGGTGGTGGCGATAAAGACGGGGAAATAAATCACGGCGAAATAAAACGGCGCGCCTGAAGGGGGGGCGCCGCCGTAAATCAATAAACCTGCCTGCCGTTGATGCCGGCGGGGAAAATGCCGGTGGCGAAAATATGCCCGTTGGCCTGGATCTGATCGTCGGGCAGCATCTCCAGCGGGAACTCGGCCGTCAGGCAGCTGAGAAAGGCGTTGCGATCGTCCGTGGTGGTAAAGCCGATCAGATCGTAGAACAGCAGCGACGCGATCAGCTGGCGATGTTCCGGGATGCGCCGCAGCAGCGCCGCCGACGGGAACGGCAGGTGGAAGAAGAACGCGCAGGCGTTCAGCAGCCCCTGTTCCTTCAGCGCCTGGGCGCAAGGCAGCAGCTGGTAGTCGTCGATGCAGACGGTGTCGCCGGGGCACAGGTGCTCGCAGGCGATATCGGCAAAACGGCGGTTCAGCTGCCGGTAGGCGCGGTAGTTTTCCGGCGTGAAGTGCGCCTTCTCCGGCTGGTTGTGGAACACCGGCCATAGGCCGTCGTGGTAATAGCCCTGATAGTGGCGGCGAAACTCCTCGATCGACAGCGGAAAGGTCACCTGATCGTAACCGGTGCGTTGGCGGCAACTGATCGGGCGCTGTGCGAAATTCTGCACGTCGCCGTTCCAGCCGAGCCACAGCCCCGGTTCGGCGTCGGCCGCCAGCGTCTGGCCGGCGCAGGCCAGATCCTTACCGTCGCACTGCTTGTTGGAAATCAGCACCAAACGAGACATTGGGGGTCTCCTTATCAGTGAAGGGCGCGCAGGGCGTGCGCCGAACCATCGGCGCGCCAGGGCGCTTGCAGCGCGGGCAGCGTGACGCGCAGGCCGCGCAAGGCCGGATGCGCCAGACAGCAGCGCGTCAGCCAGCTTCCCAGCCCGACGCCGCGGTATTCGGCGCTGACGAACAGTTCGCTCACCGAGGCGAAGGTGGCGTAATCGGTCACCATGCGGGCGAAACCGAGCAGGTGGCACTTGCGATACAGCCCGAAGCACAGGCCGTGGCGCGCCAGGCGCTCGGCCGCCGCCCGATCCGGCAGGTTGAGGAAACGCTGGATCGCATCGATATCCAGCAACTGCCGATCGGTGCTGATATGAAAAACGCCTTTGCGCCAGCAGAGCAGCGGCTGTGCGGACGCCCGTTGCGGTTGCATATTCATGATTATCCTTAGGTTAATGAACCGGTGGTTACAGCATCCAGCCGAGTTCGGCGGCGGTGACCTGTTCCTCGAAGCGGCGTAGTTCGGCGCTTTTGCAGGTGTGCCACAGGGTGCAGAACGCCGGGCCGAGCAGCTCACGCAGCGGATCGCTGTGGCGGAACAGCGTCAGCGCCTCCTGTTGGCCGAGTGGCAAGGGCGCGGCGTTGTCGCTCTCGCAGCCGTTGGCCGCGGGCGGCAGCGGCAGCGGGTTTTCCAGGCCGTGCAGCAGGCCGCCGAGCATCACCGCCAGCGCCAGATAGGGGTTGGCGTCGGCGCCGGCCAGGCGGTATTCGATGCGCTGGTTGGCGCTGTCGGCGCAGGGCAGGCGCAGCGCCACCGTGCGGTTGTTGTGGCCCCAGGAGGCGCGCAGCGGCACGTGCATGCCGGGGCGGAAGCGGCGGAACGCATTGATGTTGGGCGCCAGGATCGCCATCGACGCCGGCATCAGCGCCAGCATGCCCGCCATCGCCTGCTGCATGTTGTCGCTTAGTTCGCCCGGCGCGCCGGTCAGCAGGTTCTCGCCGTGCTCGTCCTGCAAACTGATGTGGAAATGCAGCCCGCTGCCGGCGGCGTGGGCGCAGGGCTTGGCCATAAAGCAGGCGTGCTGGTGGTGTTGCTCGGCAATCTGCCGCGTCAGGCGCTTCAGCGCCATGATCTGGTCGCAGGCTTCCAGCACGCGCCGGCTGTGATGCAGATTCAGCTCGTATTGGCCGGAGGCGGCTTCGGCCACCACGCCGGTCAACGGCAGGTTTTGCAGGCGCGCGTGCCGTTCGATGTCGCTCAGCAGCGCATGGTGGCGCTCGGGCGCATCCACCGCGAAGCTCTGCGTTGGGCAGGTTTCCGCCTCGGCGGGATGCTGTGGATCCTGCAGGTAGAACTCCAGTTCGGCCGCCACCACCGGGAAGCAGTTGCGCTCGTGCAGGCGCTTCAGCACCCGTTGCAGCACCACACGCGGCTCCAGCTCGCAGGCGCCGCCGTCGGCGTTTTGCATCGTCAGCAGCAGCTGGGCGTGGCGTTCGGGATCGCGCGCGCAGGGGCGCAGCGTGCCGGGCACCGGCAGGCACAGACGGTCCGGCTCGCCCGCCCGCTGCCCCAGCCCGCTTTCTTCGATCACCCGGCCGTGCAGATCCAGGGCGTAAATCGACAGCGGGAAGTAGCAGCCTTTCTCCAGCCCAAAGGCTTCGGCGATCGGCAGCCGCTTGCCGCGCAGCTGGCCGTTCAGATCGTGCAGATAAATATCCAGCTGTTCGGTCTGCGGATAGCGCTGCAGGTAGTGTTCCAGCTCTTTGTGGAAGGCGCGCGTTGGCGAAGCGGGCAGCTCCGCCAGCAGCGGATTGAAGCCGATGATATTAGCATGCATGGCGTGCTCCAGAACGACGACCGATCACGGCTAGAGGCAGGGATAAACGCATGGGACAACTCTCTTGTGAGGCCATAGTGGCGATGTGAAAAGGGTATCTGCGGCGGCAAAAACTGTCTGTAAAAACGCCGTAACGTTAACGGGGCGCGGAATAAAAATGCCGTAAAGAGTGCGGCGGCGTTGGCGGGTTGGCCGCGCCGGCACGGTCTATACTGGCGAGACGGGCCGTTGAAGGAGAGATAATGATGAAGAAAATAGGGCTGCTTATCGCCGCGCTGGCCGCGTTCAACGCCACCGCGTCTTCCCCACAGGCGTGGGCCGAGAGCGAAAGGGCGATGCGCGTCGCCTGCCTGAAAGTCAGCGGGCTAAAAAACGCCAGGGTGGAAGGGGCGATCGTTCACTACGGTGATGACGTCGGCTATTCGGCGCTGTTTATCGGCGGGCGCTACCCGCAGCCGTTTATGAAAAACAAGCCGGGCAGGGAGCTGTGCTTATATCAGCGCACCACGCAGAAGGCGGCGGTGCAGGCGGTGGAGGGGAGCAACGCGTCTGCTCAACCTTGATGCTTGATGAGGTAAATAAAAATACAACCCACGGCGATAATAACGACCTCTACGAGCAAAAGTATAAAATCCATCGCCAGCCACTTTTGTAGCTCAAGAGAGGTGGTTTTTTGCACGAAGTCGTAGGTTTTCGCATCGAGCCAAACCTGATTCCTAATCTTGATTTTTTTCCTCTTCAGGATCCAAAGAAACCACTGTGCCTTTAATGAGATACCTAGCATGCCGAGGCCGTCGGCAAAGGCGACATAGGGCGGAATAAAATGTCCGCTGCCGGCGTAACGCTGATAGAAAGCGTCAAACTCTTTTTTATGGCGACGGTAGCCAATGAATTGGATGAAGGCGCTTAAAACCAGCAGCGTTAAGCATAATATGACAAGGGTTTTCATTGAGTAGCCTGAATCACGACATTCTCGCTATTATCATAAAGATCAATGCCATGATGAAGAGCATGCCTTCCAGCGCCAAAAACGTGCCGTTGTTTTTCATCCAGGTCTGCAAGCGTTCAGATGATGAAAGACGAACAAATTCATAGGTCTTGGCGGGAAGATATTGGTTTTTTTTTACCTTGATTTTCTTGCCGCAAAGGATCCATCTGAACCATTGGGCTTTGATGGAAGTACCTAAAGAGCCGAGGCCATCGGCAATCGCGACGTGAGCAGGGACAAAGTGGCCCTGTTGGATATAGCGTTGATAAAAAACATCGAACTCGCGTTTATAGCGACGAGAGTAAATATCTTGAACAAGCCAACAAAGTAAGAGCAGCGCGGCTGCAATAAGTGATGCTGTTTTCATAAGCCGCCGGCTAAGGTTCAAGGGGCGTTATGCCTTGCTCAAAAAAGCAAAGATACACATCAACGCCAAACACCCCATTTTCAGCACGCTTAAGATGAAGTCTTTTCGAAGCCAGTTTTTGAGGCGTTGAGATGTATTTTCATTCACGAATTCGTAGGTTTTTGGGCTCAGAAAAGCGTTTTTCCCTATCTTTATTTTTCTGCCATTCAATATCCAATGGAACCATTGCGCTTTGATAGATACACCGAGCAAACCAAGGTTATCCGCGAAGATGACAAATGGAGGCAAGGGGTGGGCGCTTTGCACATAACGTTGATAGAATTCAGAAAATTCGTCTTTATAGCGCCGATAGTAAAAATACTGAACCAGGGCACTAATCAATGCCAGAGTGAAGAACAGAACGATAGCGATTTTCATTATTCACCAAAAATGAAACCAGTAATGCTGTCGGCGGCTGCACCGCCACCCCAACTGCCAGCTGCGCCACCCAGAGCAGCGCCTGCTATACCACAAGCTAAAATACCGGTACCAAACGTGGAGGCGCCTAAGACGATACTACAAGCCGTCATTGCTAACATCGCACCACCTTCACCCCCCAAAATACCTGCCGCAGTACTTGCCGCAAAATGACTGTATCCCTTAACCGCGATCTTGGCGCACTCCTGTTCGCGGCCGAAGTATCATCTGAAAATACAACGATGGGTAGCTTAATGATCGCTACGTAATAGTGTCTTTCCATTATGCTCGATGCTCAAAGTAAAGGTTCTCATGTATTTACGCCTTTCCGTATCGTTATTCATCGAGACGCCGAGCAAGACCGAGTATTCTCCCTCAGCCCAGTTTACTTGCGGATAAGTGACGCATTGCCCGGGTTTCAGGTCAGGCAACGGAGTGACTTCTGGTGAGGTCCAGACGATATGCCATTGCTGTTGTTCCTGTCGTGAGACGATCACTCCCCGGTTTTGCAGGCTGTCGCCGCTGCGAACGCTGTTGATAGGCACGGCAAAGCAAGGTTGGTTGTCTTTTAGCGAGACATCCAACGGATGGTACCAGGGGGGAGTGGATTGACAGCCGTTCAGTAGCAGTGCGCATAGCAAAGAGAGATAAAATCGGTGTTCACCGGCCGTAAGTTTTCTGGCGTTTCCTTGAGTTGTGGCCATGGTTTTAATCCGTTAAAACATGAAAAAAACACCATAGCGAAAGTTCAGACATGATTAACCCACTTTGTCACAATCTTTTGCGTTCGCTCACAAGATGGAAAGGCAAATGGATGCTGGGTGCAATCTATTGATTGATATGAAAAATGATTTTATTTCTTTTATATATATTCAAAAATAAAAACGCCGGGTTGCGTGCTTTATTGCCTCCCCAAATCCGCATGTTTTCTTCTCTGGCCGATACTGATGCCGCTGTTCCCGTATCTCGTCGCATTCCATGCTCAAGCCGCAAGGCAATCATCACTGTTTTTTCGAGCAGCCAGGCAAAACGCCAATGGCGGTCTGGAGAAAATTATATATTCCGGTCTATCGTCTTGTCATAGATTGTACTCTATAATCAGGCGATGCCATGTGGACGGTAATGACAACGAAAGAGTTTGCAAGGAGTAACCCATGAGCACCTTAAAGCAACTGCTGGCCTCCCGCACCCCGGAGAGCCGCCGGCGCATCGAGGAAATGGCCGAAGAGATGCTGTTTGAAGCGCACCTGCACCAGCTGCGGGAAGCGCTGAATATTTCCCAACAGGAACTGGCGAAAACGCTGGGCATTTCCCAGCCTTCTGTCGCGGCCATCGAAGGGCGCGGCAATGAGCTGAAGATTTCGACCCTGAAACGCTACGTGGAAGCGATGGGCGGCACGCTGCGCCTGGACGTTGAGCTGCCGGGCGGCAAGCACGTCGGGTTTACGGTTTAAGTGCAGGCTGTGCGCCACTCCCCGCCATTTCCCGTTCGATCACCGTCGCCAGCGCCTGCGCGGCGGATGAGAGTTGGTGCTGCGCCAGGCGGATCAGGCCCACGCGCCGTTCGATGATCGGGCCGATCAGCGGCACGCAGACCGCCCCCAGCTCATCCATCTGTTTCTCGCACAGCGCCGGCACCGCGCTTGCGCCGAGGCCGTTGGCCACCATGCGCCCGACCGTCACCAGCTGGTGACTTTCAAACGCCACCTCCAGCGTTCGCCCGCTGCGGGCCAGCTCCTGCTCCAGCAGCAGCCGCACCGCCGATGGCCGCTGCAGGGTGATGAAATCCAGCGTCAGCAGCTCTTTCCAGCTTACCTGCGCCTTGCGCGCCAGCGCCGAATCCTTCGGCACCACCGCCAGAAAGCGATCGCGGCACAGCGGGGTGAAGTGCAGGGTGTCGCTCGGCTCCGGTTCAAAGGCGATGCCCATCTCCACCCGCCCTTCGCGGATCATTTCAAACACCTGCTCGTTGATGACGTCGTGCACCGCCACGTTGATGCCGGCGTAGCGATCGCGAAACGCCTTGAGGATCGGCGGCAGCGGGTTGCCGGCGAACGACGGCATGGCGGCGATCGCCACCTTGCCCATCTGCAGGGTGAAGCGCTGGCGCATCGCCTCTTCCGCGTTGTCCCAATCCGCCAGCAGCTGGCGCGCCATCGGGAAGAAGGTTTCCCCCTCCGGCGTCAGCGTCACCCGGCGGGTGGTGCGCAGCAGCAGCGGCCCGCCCAGTGCGTCTTCCAGCCCACGGATCGCCAGGCTGAGCGCCGGCTGAGAAATATTCAGCCGCTCGCTGGCCTGGGCGAAGTTCAGAGTGTGAGCTACCGCTAAAAACGCACGTAACTGTTTGATGCTCATTTTCATTTTGGCTGGCGTTAACTCTTTGTTAATTGTCGGTTAACGACTGATTAATAAAAATTCTAAATGAATGCGGCATAAAAACAAAATTAACAAATCATTTTTGTGACCTGAAGATGCCCTCACGCAAGCCAGGGCATTTCGCCCTGCGCCGCAACATGCAGGGGCAACGATATGGCAGGGCTCGACAAACGCGTCGGCAGCTACCAGGAAGCGCTGGCAGGCCTGACGGACAACATGACGGTGCTGGCGGGCGGCTTTGGCCTGTGCGGCATCCCGGAAAACCTGATCGAAGAGATCCGCCGGCGCGGCGTGCGCGGGTTGACGGTGGTCTCCAACAACTGCGGCGTCGACGGATTCGGCCTCGGGCGGCTGCTGGAAACCCAGCAGATCCGCAAGGTGGTGGGATCTTACGTCGGCGAAAACGCGCTGTTCGAGCAGCAGGCGCTCAGCGGCGAACTGGAGGTGGATCTCACGCCGCAGGGCACGTTGGCGGAGAAGATCCGCGCCGGCGGCGCCGGTATCCCGGCGTTCTTCACCGCCACCGGTTACGGCACGCCGATCGCCGAAGGCAAAGAGGTGCGCGAGTTCAACGGCCGCCCTTACATCATGGAAACCGCCATCACCGGCGATTTCGCCATCGTTAAAGGCTGGAAGGCCGATCACTTCGGCAACGTCATCTACCGCCACACCGCACAGAACTTCAATCCGCTGATGGCGACCGCCGGGCGCATCACGGTGGTGGAAGTGGAAGAGATCGTCGCGCCGGGCGAGCTGGATCCGGCGGCGATCCACACCCCCGGCATCTACGTCGATCGGCTGATCCAGGGCACCTTCGAGAAGCGTATCGAACAACGCACCCTGCGGGCATAAGGAGAATTTGCATGCTTACCCGTGAACAAATGGCGCAGCGCGTGGCGCAAGAGCTGCGGGACGGTTACTACGTCAACCTGGGCATCGGCATCCCGACGCTGGTGGCCAACTACGTGCCGGCGGGCATGGACGTGATGCTGCAGTCGGAAAACGGCCTGCTGGGGATGGGCGAGTTCCCGACCGAGCAGCAGCTGGACGCAGACATGATCAACGCCGGCAAGCAGACGGTCACCGCACGCCTCGGCGCGTCGATCTTCGATTCGGCGCAGTCGTTCGCCATGATCCGCGGCGGCCACGTCGATCTGACCGTGCTGGGGGCGTTTGAAGTGGACGTCGAGGGCAACATCGCCTCGTGGATGATCCCCGGCAAGATGGTCAAGGGCATGGGCGGTGCGATGGATCTGGTGGCGGGGGCGGAGAACATCATCGTGGTGATGACCCACGCCGCGAAAGGCGGCGAGTCCAAGCTGCTGCCGCGCTGCACGCTGCCGCTGACCGGCGCCAACTGCATCCGCAAGGTATTGACCGATCTGGCCTATCTGGAAATTGAAGACGGCGCCTTCGTGCTGCGCGAACGCGCGCCGGGCGTCAGCGTGGCGGAGATTGTCGCCAAAACCGCCGGCCGGCTGATCGTGCCGGAGCAAGTGCCGGAAATGCGTTTCTGAATCGGGAGGTGAATGTGCAACAACGTGAAGTGGTGATCGTGGCGGCAACGCGCACGCCGGTCGGCAGTTTTCACGGCGCGCTGGCGCCGTTGACGGCGGTGGAACTGGGCACGGCGGCGGTGCAAGGGCTGCTGGCGCAAAGCGGGGTGGCGCCGCAGCAGATCGATGAAGTGATCCTCGGCCAGGTGCTGACCGCCGGCTGCGGGCAGAACCCGGCGCGCCAGACCGCGCTGAATGCCGGGCTGCCCGTTACAACGCCGGCGCTGACCATCAACAAGGTGTGCGGCTCTGGTTTGAAGGCGGTGCATCTGGCGGTGCAGGCGATCCGCAGCGGTGACGCCGAGGCGGTGATCGCCGGCGGCCAGGAGAGCATGAGCCAGTCGCCTTACCTGATGGCCGGTGCGCGCGCCGGTCTGCGCCTCGGCCACGCGCAGATGGTGGACAGCGTGATCCACGATGGCCTGTGGGACGCGTTCAACGACTACCACATGGGCATCACCGCCGAGAACCTGGCGGAGAAATA is part of the Serratia marcescens genome and encodes:
- a CDS encoding ABC transporter permease — its product is MHGDFNEQNVSAISLDAWNLLYYSLRTSMRFLLGMAWSLLFSVVFAVLAARYTPLRRVILPFVNFMESVPLVGFLTFTTVYFLNLYPHSVMGLECTAIFAVFTGQAWNMMLTLYQTLRIVPKELDEAARSFNYNPWQRFWRLEFIYSVPGLLWNAMVSQSAAWFALVASEAIPVGDRSVELPGVGSYIAEALAQQNVPAILYAIVALAANIVLLDQLVFRPLVRYTARFKYEDVTANRPLGNPWFYNSLAFSHVGAALGHTLRALADLWLFKLPRLWYALGLHRLFRLAAKGNWLWRSLWYLGVVLACVWFGYRLWEYFPKQYFAMLPEWMLLTTARVAAAMLLSVAIFTPLGVWIGMNPRLVKIFQPIIQILAAIPPNIFYPLIAAFIAIYHQDLGWWAIPMIMLGTQWYVLFNVIAGVSAIPTQITEVSETFGLRRFRWWRYYMLPAIFPYIVTGIISAAGGAWNSAIAAEVIQWGSTTLSATGLGAFISVVTDAGKNPESALGCAAMCALVALCIIFVWQPLYRIAETKFKYD
- a CDS encoding trehalose-6-phosphate synthase, which produces MSRLVLISNKQCDGKDLACAGQTLAADAEPGLWLGWNGDVQNFAQRPISCRQRTGYDQVTFPLSIEEFRRHYQGYYHDGLWPVFHNQPEKAHFTPENYRAYRQLNRRFADIACEHLCPGDTVCIDDYQLLPCAQALKEQGLLNACAFFFHLPFPSAALLRRIPEHRQLIASLLFYDLIGFTTTDDRNAFLSCLTAEFPLEMLPDDQIQANGHIFATGIFPAGINGRQVY
- a CDS encoding GNAT family N-acetyltransferase is translated as MNMQPQRASAQPLLCWRKGVFHISTDRQLLDIDAIQRFLNLPDRAAAERLARHGLCFGLYRKCHLLGFARMVTDYATFASVSELFVSAEYRGVGLGSWLTRCCLAHPALRGLRVTLPALQAPWRADGSAHALRALH
- a CDS encoding glutamine synthetase family protein — translated: MHANIIGFNPLLAELPASPTRAFHKELEHYLQRYPQTEQLDIYLHDLNGQLRGKRLPIAEAFGLEKGCYFPLSIYALDLHGRVIEESGLGQRAGEPDRLCLPVPGTLRPCARDPERHAQLLLTMQNADGGACELEPRVVLQRVLKRLHERNCFPVVAAELEFYLQDPQHPAEAETCPTQSFAVDAPERHHALLSDIERHARLQNLPLTGVVAEAASGQYELNLHHSRRVLEACDQIMALKRLTRQIAEQHHQHACFMAKPCAHAAGSGLHFHISLQDEHGENLLTGAPGELSDNMQQAMAGMLALMPASMAILAPNINAFRRFRPGMHVPLRASWGHNNRTVALRLPCADSANQRIEYRLAGADANPYLALAVMLGGLLHGLENPLPLPPAANGCESDNAAPLPLGQQEALTLFRHSDPLRELLGPAFCTLWHTCKSAELRRFEEQVTAAELGWML
- a CDS encoding putative T6SS immunity periplasmic lipoprotein, translated to MATTQGNARKLTAGEHRFYLSLLCALLLNGCQSTPPWYHPLDVSLKDNQPCFAVPINSVRSGDSLQNRGVIVSRQEQQQWHIVWTSPEVTPLPDLKPGQCVTYPQVNWAEGEYSVLLGVSMNNDTERRKYMRTFTLSIEHNGKTLLRSDH
- a CDS encoding helix-turn-helix domain-containing protein, producing MSTLKQLLASRTPESRRRIEEMAEEMLFEAHLHQLREALNISQQELAKTLGISQPSVAAIEGRGNELKISTLKRYVEAMGGTLRLDVELPGGKHVGFTV
- a CDS encoding LysR family transcriptional regulator, whose amino-acid sequence is MKMSIKQLRAFLAVAHTLNFAQASERLNISQPALSLAIRGLEDALGGPLLLRTTRRVTLTPEGETFFPMARQLLADWDNAEEAMRQRFTLQMGKVAIAAMPSFAGNPLPPILKAFRDRYAGINVAVHDVINEQVFEMIREGRVEMGIAFEPEPSDTLHFTPLCRDRFLAVVPKDSALARKAQVSWKELLTLDFITLQRPSAVRLLLEQELARSGRTLEVAFESHQLVTVGRMVANGLGASAVPALCEKQMDELGAVCVPLIGPIIERRVGLIRLAQHQLSSAAQALATVIEREMAGSGAQPALKP
- a CDS encoding CoA transferase subunit A yields the protein MAGLDKRVGSYQEALAGLTDNMTVLAGGFGLCGIPENLIEEIRRRGVRGLTVVSNNCGVDGFGLGRLLETQQIRKVVGSYVGENALFEQQALSGELEVDLTPQGTLAEKIRAGGAGIPAFFTATGYGTPIAEGKEVREFNGRPYIMETAITGDFAIVKGWKADHFGNVIYRHTAQNFNPLMATAGRITVVEVEEIVAPGELDPAAIHTPGIYVDRLIQGTFEKRIEQRTLRA
- a CDS encoding CoA transferase subunit B → MLTREQMAQRVAQELRDGYYVNLGIGIPTLVANYVPAGMDVMLQSENGLLGMGEFPTEQQLDADMINAGKQTVTARLGASIFDSAQSFAMIRGGHVDLTVLGAFEVDVEGNIASWMIPGKMVKGMGGAMDLVAGAENIIVVMTHAAKGGESKLLPRCTLPLTGANCIRKVLTDLAYLEIEDGAFVLRERAPGVSVAEIVAKTAGRLIVPEQVPEMRF